The window GCCCGCGTCGACCTGCTGCACCTGGACGTGGGCTCGGTGCAGTCGGTGCTCGCCGCCGCTCAGGAGATCAAGGCCAGGTGGGAGAGCCTTCACATCTAACTGATCACTTATTCCTCACATTGTGAGTTTGTCACCTTGTTCTGAGCTGTTGATATAAaattcttcatctttttctgttttctccagaTACCGCAGGGTTGACTTTCTTTATCTAAATGCAGGAATTATGCCCAATCCTCACGTGGATATCAGAGCGTTTTTCAAGGGTCTGTTTTCCAGGTAAACTTTGCAGTTAGCCTTGTTTATCTCTCTGAGCGCAGACCAGCAGTATTATCTGTGCTGGTGTAACCGTGAGCCTTTCCCACTGCAGGAACGTCATCAACATGTTCTCCACCGCAGAGGGTCTCCTAACTCAGCAGGACCGCCTCAACGCTGACGGCCTGCAGGAGGTTTTTGCCACCAACCTCTTCGGCCATTTCATCCTGGTATTCCTCACACTACGCATTTGTGCTCATCTACACCTGATAGTATTGATCTATGATTGGAAGGTGCAGCCTCATTGTGCAAATTCATTTTCTGCTCCACGTTCAAGTAAGAATTATCAACTTAGAATGAAAGAACATTTGGCTTTATGTAAAGCTGATTCTCtcaaaacatgtattttatcAGTATTTTCAGTCTTCATCCAATCTTCACCTTCACTGTTCTGAAAGTTATCATTCCAAAACACGGTTGATATAAAATGTTTGTATCTGTTAAAATTGCCCATTAAAAGGGCTCATGCTCAGTAGAATGCATCCTAAGCAGGTTTTGGATGCTGCTCTTGTCCCTCGTCTCAGATCCGGGAGCTAGAGCCGCTGCTGTGCCAGGCAGACCTCACCTCCCACGTGGTGTGGACGTCCTCCAGCAACGCTCGCCGCTCCGCCTTCAGCATCCAGGACATCCAGCACCGAAACGGCGTGGAGCCCTACAGCTCCTCCAAGTACGCCTCGGACTTGCTGAGCCTGGCTCTGAACCGGCACAAGAACAGCCAGGTAGGCCGGCCAGGAGGCCTGGGCTCCCGCGTGGTGacgtctctgcaggtctgatcGGTCCTCCCTGTGATCCAGGGCCTGGTGTCCTCTGTGATCTGTCCCGGCCTGGTCATGACCAACCTGACCTACGGGATCCTCCCCTCCTTCTTCTGGACTCTCATCATGCCCATCATGTATCTGGTGAGCGCTCAACTCACATTTTTATTGTAAtctatgatttaaaaaaaaaaaaaaagagatatttGAGCTTCAGTAGTTACGTCTTAAGTGTTTCGACAGATCAGGATTTTCACCAACACCTTCACTCTGACGCCGCACAACGGAGCGGAGGCCCTGGTACGCCGCCACGTCGCTCTTTAAATCGTTTTACTTTGTCGGTAATGAGCTCAAAGTGACGGCGGAGCCCTGCTTTTCGCCTTCGCAGCACTGGCTGTTTCTTCAAAAGCCGGAGAGTCTGGACGCCCGAGCGAAGTACCACAGCCAGACGTCGGGACTCGGACGGAACTACACCCAGCCTCGACAAGTAAGAGCCGCAGACGGGCTTCTCGCTGGAGGCCTTCCCGCCATGTGCTGCACGTTTACGGGATGCTTCTCTGCTTCAGATGGACGTTGACAGTGAAACATGTGAGGCCCTCTTCTCCAAACTTCTGGATCTGGAGAAAGTCGTCCGGCGGAAGCTGAGCGAGAAACAAGCCGAGAACGACGCTCATCAGAAATACTTGAGTGAGGTGGAGTAGGTGGAGCCAGCAGGGTGGCTTTCCTCTCTGAAAATGGACCGAAGTGCAATTTGAAGCCTTAATGCTCTTTATTTCTTGCTGGACTGTTCAACAGTGAGTGTTTCTCGTATGACAAACAAAACCTTCTCTTCTGCGTCAGGAGGTCACAGCTTGTTTTGTGTCAGTCGTCAGTGACTGCAGGAACATTCAGTCCTCTTGCTTCATCATTTGGTATAAATGAACTGTAATATTACTACCTATAATCTTTCTCCTGTGTACATAAAACATGGTGATAATAAAGGAATCATTATTTTCATCAGGAGTCTGAAACTTATTTTGGTTGGTAGTCTGTTTAGTCAAATTCATCCCCAGCTAAATTAACTCATTAACCTCTTAAAACATGAGAACTCGCAATGTTTCAAGTTTGTAGTACAAACTTGTTTTATGATGCCCTCCATTAACTCAGATTTCATCCTGTAGTACAAAAACCTGCAGCTGGTCAACTTTCATCAACACAGTCGGCTCTTAACTCACTGCACCACTCTTCTTGCATTGTTGATAAAACCACCTGATGTCTGTAACAGAGTGGATCAGCTGCTGGTTCATTGAGGTCAGTGACTGACCAGCAGAGTTGAGCAGATCGTTTCACCACGCGTCATGAATTATAGAAGACTCGTCTCAGTTTAGAAGAAAACCGCTGAGGTTTGTAGCAGGTcaggtgaatgaatgaataaataaatcaggtGTCAGATGATTAAGACGACTCAGTAGATTGTAAATCCACACTTCCTTCTCAAAATCAGCTGTTGTTAAAATGACTCGTCGTCTGCCCCGTTTGATCGCTTGTTTCAGAGGAGTATTTGATCCTGAGAGCACCGATCGGATCAAAGCTGAGCATGACCGAGCATCCGAGCTCTGACTGAACATGAACTCCAGCTGACCTGCTGCGGCGACTTTCTCAGAATTCTTAAAGAGTTGTTACTGCAGACAGCAGAATGTCACCACCGGCTGCTCCTCTGCACGCCCTCGCTGGCCACGAACACACCGCTTTCTGCCTTTTATCAACCAGCAGATCCCTCCTGATCCTCTGACATGACAGCATGAGGGCACTGCTGCACATGCTGGGTAAAAGTTTTTATTAGAAAGTGCAGTTTCCATGTGAGAGCTCCTCAAACACCAGGGACAAACTGCTCAGGggaggtcaacacacacacagtgcacatGTCTCCATCTGCAATCAGCCTCCAGTCTGGTGTTTCAGCTCGGAAAGGACTTACTTTGTTgttagcaatttttttttaagtgttttttggcttttttttttattttttgtggccCCAAATTCCACAACCAAACGTGACACAGCAGAAAGCTTCCCTCACATGAAACATCCTCACAGAAATTAAAAGCCGGATTATAGAAAGGACATGAAAGCCTGTCATTACATAATGCAGCGGCGGATCGAGGAGTGATGCCTCCTCAGCGATCagctttttaaatgaactgattCACACTTCATAGTCTGACGTCGATAGAAAATATAGTATCACACTGGAAAGAAATCCACCTCGATAGCTCTGCTATTCATTCTGCCTTTACCAAAGTTATAAAGTGCAGCTTTGCTCAAGATAGtcaggtttttattttgcaaTATTGTGTAAGAGGTGTTTCTAAGGTTCATGTTTTTGCAGTGACTAAATGTCATGTTTATAATACAGCTGTTCATGTgaactttttgattttttttttttttttttatggagttTGTGGCTGCTGACATGATGCCGGGATGCTGAGATGCGATgagccgctgctgtctgacGGTGTCGCTACTTTCTTTCACAGGACACTGCTGACCTGTGCAGTTTCATTGCCATATTCTATTCTAtgctattctattctattctattctatctcTTGTGTCTAATGATAATCTGATGTCATTCAAATTACAGAAAAAGCTTGAAACAGGATGAGTCACCTGAATAAAATATATCAGTGACACATTTAAAGTATTAAAGTAGTAATGTTTATCTTCCATATCTGTTATAGcgtaataaaacatttattagAGAATGAATTTAATTGCTACATTTGCCTCATGATAAACCAAACTGGCCTCAGGAGCTAACCCGcaccccccgccccctcgcccccccctcataaataaaaacatctcgCGCCGCGTGCTCAGATTGGTgcgcgcggcgcggcgctgtgTCCCGGATGCTGCTCGCACCGGAAGAGAAGGGGCAGCTCTCCCAGCCATCTTGTGGCAGCATCCAGCGATCCGGTCGCATCAAGCCTCGTAGAATCGGAGGTGAATCCCGCTGAAGGGGCGCCATCATGCCCGGACACCTGCAGGAAGGCTTCGGCTGCGTCGTGACCAACCGGTTCGACCAGCTATTGGACGACGAGTCCGACCCGTTCGAGATCCTGAAAGCCGCCgaaaacaagaagaaggagGGGGCCGCCGCTGGCTCCGCCAAGACCGCGGCTCAAGCCGCCAAGCAGCCTAAGAAGGAGTCacagaaggacagaaaaaaCCCGCTGCTGGACAAGAAGGAGGAGACCCAGGCGCCGGTTCCCCTCAAGAAGGAAGGTAGGAGCCGCGGCCGCGGGGCGGCGGGAGAGCGCCGCGGGTTTATTTAGAGCCTTTCTGCTGTCATGTGCATCTTCTGTTAGCATCGTtagctgctgccgccgccgctggtcACCGCCGAGCGCAGCATGAGGTCAACGCGGACCCGGTCCTCCAACCGGGGGCCGGGCCGCTACCCAGACCCAGAGAAGCACCGGGGGGCCAGCGGGGAGGGGGGCCCGCCGTGGAGCCAGCGGCGGGTCCGGAGCAGTGTGTCGCAGACGCGGCTCCTGCTAACAGCGGTGGTTactggctgctggaggatgctgagcagagcagagcaccATGGGAGATCCTGCACATGGTTCAGCACAATGCTGCGTCTGCACGGCTGCAAACACGCCTCCCCGTGTTTACAGTTTATCTTTAGTTACATTTATCTGACAAAGTAACTTAGAATTTTTGTCttgatttgcatgtttttgtacagcattgtttttaaagcttgctctctctctcgctctctttctgtttgtcctgCAGGAATCAGGCGAGTCGGCAGGAGGCCGGACCAGCAGGGCCAGTCTGGACCGCCACACCAGGGCGGGCAGGGCGAGGGTCGCTCCGGGGACAAGCGGCCGGACCGGAGACCTCCCCGGGAGCGCCGTTTCGAGAAGCCTGCCGAGGACAAGCCTGAAGGTGGCGCCGACTTCTCTGCAGACAAGTGAGTGGCGAATGATGAAGATCAGGGGACGGAGATGGAGGCTTCACCTCGGAGTGGAGCGGCCATTTTTAAATGACCGGGTTTGTGTTGTAGTCGTGATGATGACCACGGTGCTTCTGCCCCTCAGGCCTTCTGGAGACCGGCCCCCCAGAGGGCGTGGTGGCGGCCGGGGTGGGCGTGGTGGAAGAGGACGGGGCATGGGCCGAGGCGAGGGCTTCGAGTCGCGTGGGAAACGGGACTTCGACAGACACAGCGGCAACGACAAATCGTGAGTCAGACACTAACCCGGAGCCGCTGAGTCCCTCAGGATGAACCAGACGCATGTCGGTCCTGAGCAGAGACGGGGAAACAATAGCACTGATAACAAAGCAGCGTTCTGGTGTTTACACTTCATTTCACCCACATGGCACATAACGTTAGTATAAATGCCCTGAACCGTCATCTGCTTCTCACACGCTCTCCTCCCAGCCGTCGATCCACGTCTTCATCTCCTCGGTTGTGTGACTGGTTTCGTTTCTCCTCAGCAATCAGAAGAGCGAGGAgaagcgcggcggcggcggctcgcacAACTGGGGCAACGTGAAGGATGAAGTGAGGTGGGTTCTCAACTCGCAGCCGGTTAGGTGACGCTGGGCTCTGAAGCAGTTCTATTTATGGCGCTGAAGTCAGTTGTGATGGTGGCTCTGATAGGACTCCCTCAAATAGTGGATAGCAGCCTGAGCGGGCGGGAAAGGAACTGGTGTCGGTGTGTCTTTGGGGTTGTTTGGGCGACTGACCGGTGATGTTTTGACTTGGAGCTGTTGAGCAGCCTTGACTCAGCAGCCGCTTGTCTTGATTTGCAGCGAGGCTGAACAGACGGCTGCTCCTGAGACGACCCCGGAGGGAGAGGAGGCCGCCCCCGCCGGCTCCGAGAACAAGTGAGACTCCGTTTCTGATCAGCATGGCGGCCAAAGCCATCCTCGCTCCGTTTATTGATCTGTAGATATGTTTCTCTGCGTGCGCGTCGCTGCCACGGAGCTTTAGTTCAAACGAGATAAACATTGTCAGTGACCCTCCGGCCTCAGGATTAGGAGAGCATGTATGGAGGTAAGAGGATTGGCGGGTGGAGGTTTTAAAGGGCCTGCATTGTTGTGGTGGCGTTGCGGGCCTTCCAGGGAGaacgaggtggaggaggtgaaaaaCGAAGGACCACGAGAGATGACCCTGGACGAGTGGAAGGCCATGCAGGACAAGGAGCGCACCAAGGTGGAGTTCAACATCCGCAAGCCCAACGAGGGCGCCGACAGCCAGTGGAAGAAGGGCTACGTGCTGCACAAGTCCAAGAGCGAAGATGTGAGTGAGGTGATatgaaaagcttttcttttcttctactCGTTAGACTTAATGAATGAGAAGTTTAACGTCTGCTGTCTTTAACTCAAGGAGACggtcttttattttctctttgtgagCAGAACGCGAGTCTCGCTGCACAGTTGTTGCTGATGTTACTGCTGGTGTGTTGTGGAGGTCACCAGCGTCTAAAAATAACTCCTGTTTGATTTCCAGAGGCCTGTTGGCGCTTTGATTGACTCCTCAGAGAcggaagcagaaacacacactctctaccACAAGGTGCCTGCTTTCCCTCCAAACGATCCAAGTTTCGATCGTCTGTGTTTTTAAGTTAAACGTGTTAATAATGTGCTGCCGCTCTCAGGGCGCCGCCGACGAGTCCGGCGACCACCATTTCCGCAAACCAGCCAACGACATCACATCCCAGCTGGAGATTAACTTTGGAGACCTGGGGCGCCCCGGCCGCGGGCGTGGGGGCGCGCGCGGCGGCAGAGGGGGCCGCGGCGGGGGAGGCAACAGGACGGCGCGTGGGGGAGGACGCTCCGAAAAGGTAATCGCCTAAAGCCTGGCCCGTTGTTCGGGGGGACAAAAGTCCGTGGCGTCCCTCACAAAAGGCCCCACAGGGGCTGTAATAACAAGGCGGCGCGCCGCAGTGCCGACGCGGCGGCCTGTTTAACCCTGCTCCTTGTCTCCAGGCCAGCGGAGTGTCGGTGCCCAACGTGGacgatcccgaggcgttccccgCCCTGGCCTGAGGGCCTCCTCTTCCACCACCAGCCCACCCATCAGCCCTTCCGGGGCCCCTCCTCTACGAGGCTTGCATGCTTACCACATCTTCAAGTATATAAAacaacgagagagagagaaaaaaaaaattttaatgacaaaaaaaaaagaaaacgagacAGTCATCCCATACCACTCACACCACCAGAGGACTCAGATTTTACCTGTTTTAAAGGAGAACAAACGACAAAAAAAGGCAGGAAAAGGACCTCTTGTTACACTGAAGTTTTGTATTTAGGGACATGAAAGCAGGGatgttttcatacattttccttttttcttttctttctttttttttcagagattaTGCATACTTCATTGATATTTTCGTGCTGCTTTGATTTGATGCGTTATTGCAGTTAGGTTGAAGTGTGtgcatctcctcctctcccctcttcGACGCTGttgtgctttattttattttctctcatgACTTCAGCTCAGTATTATGAAGTCGTCTTTAGAAGAACTTTCTACTGGAGCGTTTTCCTCCCCAGTAAAACACACTGATGTGGTAGCACTACATAGGAAAGACGTGTTAGATGTCTGAAGTATGGCTTAACATgcttttttaaagtgtaattactcGGCTCCTGACTGCCCATTCCTTTTTTTGCGAGGCACAAATTCTGGATGGGTAACCAGGCAAAGTGGCTTCCTACTTGGCTTGGTATATTTTTCTGCTTGTTGTGCAGTGAAAGTGAATGCCtcttttcctcttgtttttttttttttttaattattcttttGGTagcttgcctttttttttttttttcttcgttggACCAGTGGTTAGTAACGCTTTGCACCCCCTGATCCAGACATGCTACCTGTGTGTTCAGGGTGTCCCGGGGCCCAATGTATCTCTAGGCTGGTCCTCTTAGGTCAAACAGACTGTACTTCTTGTAACTTCAGGACCACTAAgcaaatattgtattttttgttaagGATGTactgcgtttgtgtgtgtgtgtgtgtgtgtgtgtgtgtgtgtgtgtgtgtgtgtgtgtgtgtgtgtgtgtgtgtgtgtgtgtgtgtgtgtgtgtgtgtgtgtgtgtgtgtgtgtgtgtgtatgcgtgtgtttGCGTGCGGATGAgaaacttgtgtgtgtgcggctaAGTGTGTGAGCGAGTGACTTGGACAGCTAGTTATTTAGAAGTTAGTTTCCTCTGCTGCGAACTTGCCATCCTCCAGACGTAGACTGCAAGTTTTCTGAAGTAGTTCCTCCTGTCGGTGTGAGAAGTGATTGTTGAGACGTAGGTGAGGATGACAGCGGACATATCTCACTCTCCCAGTatctcctctgtgtttgactTCACGGCACCTGGTTTTATCAGATTGCTTTTGATTCTCCCTTTTTTGAGCATAGTtgctgttcttttgtttttgtttttttgctcagTGATGAAGCATCAATGCATAATTTGTCTGAAAGAAATGTCAGCTTGTCATTGTGGAACAATCGTGAGCTACAGAATGTAATGTAAGCTAACAGCTTCCAGCCCCCCGGGTCCGTGTTTCCAGTgagcatttattttattttattttattattttttttatctgttaatGAAGCGGGTCTGTTTcccagggggagggggggagggttACACTGAAGACATGGAGGGAGTTTAAAGCTTTATGTGTCGTGCTCTGCAAAGACTCACTTGGTGAATCGCGGACACAGGCGGCTGGAgcagtttcttttattttattttatttttttcctcgtAGGACTGTTTGAGCCACATGACGACGAAACTTTTCTCTGCAAACATCCCTGttctaataaaatgttttagagGTGTTACATGTATCCTGTTGATGGCTGTGGGGTTGTTTCGGCCGATGCTGTGATTTTAAAGGTGTAAAGAAACACTGCGACTCTTAACTGCttcaggcaggaggaggctgtggTGTTACAGGAGTTACAGTAGAATTTATCCTGATGTGCTGCAGTTCAGTAACGGAAGGTTAAAAAAATTGATTCTTTAAACATTAATAGAACAGAAAGACTCTATTAATCCCAGAGAGAAATACTTTTACATTTCTCTACAAAGAATAGAAAATTAACAGAATAAATTCGGTCATAAATGCACACTTTATAAATGGAGGTGGACCTAGCATGACGTCACCGCCCGGTGCGCACGCGCCGCTACAGGACACCGGAAGAATGGAGGCGGCGAAGCGTCGAGCGGCGCCGGAGCGCAGGACGCCTCCGGCCGGTGGAGAGGGCTCCACGCCGCGGCCGCGGCCGCCGGGGGACGCCTCGCCGGTGCTCGTGAAGCTGCTGGCGGCTTTGTTTTACGGCGTCAGCTCGTTTCTCATCGTGGTCGTCAACAAGAGCGTCCTCACGAGCTACAGGTAGAAAGttcagagtccagctgagcggcggcggcgcgcgaCAGGCGGGAAACAAACTCCATCCTTTCACATGTTATATTAAAATATCCGGATGCATGAGTTATTCTGATATTAATTCATACCGATATGAATTTAGACATTGTTGATTCTTTTGTCCATGTCTCAAGAAGTCTGATGTTTGtaatcctccctcctccccaaTATCCAGGTATGACGGAATAGTAATTACCCAGCTTCCTGTTAGGGTTGACCTatgtaaacagaaaataataatcTGTATTTTATAATAAATTTTACTTTAATAATTTAATATCACTAAAATGTTTTTACATAGATTTCAGGTAATGATTTAAAGGTTTTAAGGTGCTTAAAaatttttttgttcattcaaCGGCGTTTTGCTGAGTAATAGTTGGCTAATTATTAATGCGCATTTTATTTATGAGCGCCTTTCAACAACTGGCACTATAGACTAATAGTTTATACCAGCATGCGAACATACAGCACCCCACAAATTACACTGTTTTCTGAGTAGTGGATATTTTTCctattaaaatgtgaaaattgccTGAAActtctttgtttgttgtgaGAGTATACATACAAAAcataattttaaaagaaaaatgaaaaaaaaaacccactttaaCTCAGGTTGAATAATAGCGtcaaatattaatattatgtaagttcagcagaaactctgaaatcaGAGCTGAAATGGGACACTacattttctgagctgtttctgtggtttttttaTCTCCTGAGGATGGAAACTGCCTGCAGACTGAGAGTCGCAGCTTTGATCCTTAGAGAAGTTATTGTGGGCTGTATGACTTGATTTCTGAGccatttttcaaactgtttttcagaTTTCCATCGTCCACATGCGTTGGCATcggccaggtgtgtgtgtgtgtgtgtgtgtgtgtgtgtgtgtgtgtgtgtgtgtgtgtgtgtgtgtgtgtgtgtgtgtgtgtgtgtgttcactgaaaCTCAAGTCACAGTGCTGTTTTTTACTGAAGAGCAGCtcctgaccgtgtgtgtgtcctctgatgCAGATGCTGGCTACGATCGTGGTGCTGAGGACTGGGAAGATGCTGGGTGTCATTTCTTTCCCAGACGCAGATCTGAGCGTCCCACGGAAGGTGAAGTGTGTTAAATAATTCATCCTGCACTCGATACATTTTGACTGTACTGGAATGACTTGATCCTGTTCCATCAGATGTTTCCACTGCCTCTATTGTATGTTGGGAATCAAATATCAGGACTGTTTGGGACACAGCGGCTGAAGTGAGAAGCTTGTTAAaacttttttatgatttcaaatGGGTCCACAAATCTGAGACGCTGTATTTCCTCCTCTCAGTTTACCCATGTTTACCGTTCTGAGGAGGTTCAGCATCTTTTTCACCATGGTGTTCGAAGGCCTCCTGCTCAAGTCGGTCAAGCTGCTCCTTCATGCAAATTCCTTCAATTTAATCAGTGATTTTTCTGACTGAacagtatttttgttttgttttcctcctcgtCGCAGGAGAACCTACTCTGCTGCTATTAAA of the Salarias fasciatus chromosome 18, fSalaFa1.1, whole genome shotgun sequence genome contains:
- the serbp1b gene encoding plasminogen activator inhibitor 1 RNA-binding protein isoform X2 → MPGHLQEGFGCVVTNRFDQLLDDESDPFEILKAAENKKKEGAAAGSAKTAAQAAKQPKKESQKDRKNPLLDKKEETQAPVPLKKEGIRRVGRRPDQQGQSGPPHQGGQGEGRSGDKRPDRRPPRERRFEKPAEDKPEGGADFSADKPSGDRPPRGRGGGRGGRGGRGRGMGRGEGFESRGKRDFDRHSGNDKSNQKSEEKRGGGGSHNWGNVKDEVSEAEQTAAPETTPEGEEAAPAGSENKENEVEEVKNEGPREMTLDEWKAMQDKERTKVEFNIRKPNEGADSQWKKGYVLHKSKSEDRPVGALIDSSETEAETHTLYHKGAADESGDHHFRKPANDITSQLEINFGDLGRPGRGRGGARGGRGGRGGGGNRTARGGGRSEKASGVSVPNVDDPEAFPALA
- the serbp1b gene encoding plasminogen activator inhibitor 1 RNA-binding protein isoform X1, which translates into the protein MPGHLQEGFGCVVTNRFDQLLDDESDPFEILKAAENKKKEGAAAGSAKTAAQAAKQPKKESQKDRKNPLLDKKEETQAPVPLKKEGIRRVGRRPDQQGQSGPPHQGGQGEGRSGDKRPDRRPPRERRFEKPAEDKPEGGADFSADKPSGDRPPRGRGGGRGGRGGRGRGMGRGEGFESRGKRDFDRHSGNDKSNQKSEEKRGGGGSHNWGNVKDEVSEAEQTAAPETTPEGEEAAPAGSENKENEVEEVKNEGPREMTLDEWKAMQDKERTKVEFNIRKPNEGADSQWKKGYVLHKSKSEDVSERPVGALIDSSETEAETHTLYHKGAADESGDHHFRKPANDITSQLEINFGDLGRPGRGRGGARGGRGGRGGGGNRTARGGGRSEKASGVSVPNVDDPEAFPALA
- the LOC115404950 gene encoding 3-keto-steroid reductase; protein product: MERVVVVTGANSGIGLALCERLLCEDGQLRLCLACRNMQRAEAARSALLTSHPDARVDLLHLDVGSVQSVLAAAQEIKARYRRVDFLYLNAGIMPNPHVDIRAFFKGLFSRNVINMFSTAEGLLTQQDRLNADGLQEVFATNLFGHFILIRELEPLLCQADLTSHVVWTSSSNARRSAFSIQDIQHRNGVEPYSSSKYASDLLSLALNRHKNSQGLVSSVICPGLVMTNLTYGILPSFFWTLIMPIMYLIRIFTNTFTLTPHNGAEALHWLFLQKPESLDARAKYHSQTSGLGRNYTQPRQMDVDSETCEALFSKLLDLEKVVRRKLSEKQAENDAHQKYLSEVE